A portion of the Terriglobia bacterium genome contains these proteins:
- a CDS encoding TonB family protein encodes MYEDFELYDYFSAVAEDSIKRTFVFSLILHVFFFSLAIIGGPLLSRFLPNKYILFGGAGGIGDSINVRAIRELPGLKLPAPEQPTESKVASENEGLYQPPPEAIKDFKKPKPAPVDDTKALALEELKNLERRRREAQRRQNLQQPDNAVPYGRGGQPNFSYGEFRAGGRAGGGVGFEGGFGERYAWYARAIVQKISSNFQEQMVGAQLREAPRVFVSFTIEKDGSVSSIVLRSSSGISSFDGMAVRSIQASSPMPPLPGDFPGSRVNVECFFDFRR; translated from the coding sequence ATGTACGAAGACTTCGAGCTTTACGATTATTTCTCAGCGGTCGCGGAAGACAGTATCAAGAGGACTTTTGTCTTTTCCCTGATCCTGCATGTCTTCTTTTTCTCTCTGGCCATCATAGGCGGACCCCTTCTTTCCAGATTCCTTCCCAATAAGTACATCTTGTTTGGGGGAGCGGGCGGGATTGGAGACTCCATCAACGTTCGGGCCATCCGGGAGTTACCCGGTCTGAAACTGCCAGCGCCGGAGCAGCCCACGGAAAGCAAGGTGGCAAGCGAGAACGAAGGGCTGTACCAACCCCCCCCGGAAGCGATCAAGGACTTCAAGAAACCGAAGCCTGCGCCCGTGGATGATACCAAGGCCTTGGCCCTCGAAGAACTGAAGAACCTGGAACGGCGCCGTCGCGAGGCTCAGCGCCGGCAAAACCTGCAGCAGCCGGACAATGCGGTCCCCTATGGGCGTGGCGGCCAGCCGAATTTTTCGTATGGGGAGTTCCGGGCCGGTGGACGAGCGGGCGGCGGGGTGGGGTTTGAAGGCGGCTTCGGAGAGCGCTATGCGTGGTATGCGCGGGCGATCGTTCAAAAGATCAGTTCCAATTTTCAGGAGCAGATGGTGGGTGCGCAGCTGCGGGAAGCGCCTCGCGTGTTTGTCTCCTTCACGATCGAAAAGGACGGGTCGGTGAGCAGCATTGTCCTGCGGTCATCCAGCGGGATTTCGTCTTTTGACGGGATGGCCGTCCGTTCCATTCAGGCCTCCAGCCCGATGCCGCCGCTGCCCGGTGATTTTCCGGGAAGCCGCGTGAACGTGGAGTGTTTTTTTGATTTTCGAAGATGA